In one Komagataeibacter sp. FNDCR2 genomic region, the following are encoded:
- a CDS encoding Rap1a/Tai family immunity protein, protein MNRAARLLALAGAMAVALPVAQAAAQRVSRLDGNRLGAMCTKAGSTGLCDAYISGIADSVTLAHLFERNAEKDSRDVAAFCIAPSVDTADMRGKVVSWMKAHRDGLNRPAGEVVFTALHDSYPCGGGK, encoded by the coding sequence ATGAACCGCGCTGCCCGCCTTCTCGCCCTGGCCGGCGCCATGGCCGTGGCCCTGCCGGTGGCCCAGGCCGCCGCGCAGCGTGTCTCGCGCCTTGATGGCAACAGGCTTGGGGCCATGTGCACCAAGGCCGGTTCCACCGGGCTGTGCGATGCCTATATTTCCGGCATCGCGGATTCCGTGACCCTTGCCCACCTGTTCGAACGCAATGCGGAAAAGGACAGCAGGGATGTCGCCGCCTTCTGCATCGCGCCGTCCGTCGATACGGCGGATATGCGCGGCAAGGTGGTAAGCTGGATGAAGGCGCATCGCGACGGGCTGAACCGCCCCGCAGGCGAGGTCGTCTTTACCGCGCTGCATGACTCCTACCCCTGTGGCGGCGGCAAATGA
- the purS gene encoding phosphoribosylformylglycinamidine synthase subunit PurS: protein MKVRVTVMLKEGVLDPQGKAVEHALHVLDFGNVGEVRIGRVIELEVDETDPARARAQADAMARALLANLVIEDFVTEVVG, encoded by the coding sequence ATGAAGGTGCGCGTGACCGTCATGCTGAAGGAAGGCGTGCTCGACCCGCAGGGCAAGGCGGTGGAACATGCCCTGCATGTGCTGGATTTCGGCAATGTGGGCGAAGTGCGCATTGGCCGCGTGATCGAGCTGGAAGTGGACGAGACCGACCCCGCCCGCGCCCGCGCGCAGGCCGACGCCATGGCGCGCGCGCTGCTGGCCAACCTCGTGATCGAGGATTTCGTGACGGAGGTCGTTGGATGA
- the purC gene encoding phosphoribosylaminoimidazolesuccinocarboxamide synthase: MGRRRQLYEGKAKILFEGPEPGTLVQYFKDDASAGNGAKKGIITGKGVLNNRISEHLMLRLHDIGIPTHFIRRLNMREQLIREVEIIPLEVVVRNVAAGSLSKRLGIQEGTRLPRPIIEFYYKNDALNDPMVSEEHITAFGWACPHDMEDIVALSMRVNDFLCGLFMGVGIILVDFKLEFGRLFEGDNMRIVLADEISPDNCRLWDAKTSEKMDKDRFRRDMGKVEEAYQEVAMRLGILPEATNSDMKGPEVMQ, encoded by the coding sequence ATGGGCCGCCGCCGCCAGCTTTACGAAGGAAAAGCCAAAATCCTTTTCGAGGGGCCAGAACCCGGTACTCTCGTGCAGTATTTCAAGGATGACGCCAGCGCCGGGAACGGCGCGAAAAAGGGCATCATCACCGGCAAGGGAGTGCTGAACAACCGCATCAGCGAACACCTGATGCTGCGCCTGCACGATATCGGGATTCCGACCCATTTCATCCGCCGCCTCAACATGCGCGAGCAGCTGATCCGGGAAGTCGAGATCATCCCGCTTGAGGTCGTGGTGCGTAACGTGGCCGCGGGCTCCCTGTCCAAGCGGCTGGGCATTCAGGAAGGCACGCGCCTGCCGCGCCCGATCATCGAATTCTATTACAAGAACGACGCCCTGAACGACCCGATGGTGAGCGAGGAACACATCACCGCCTTCGGCTGGGCCTGCCCGCATGACATGGAAGACATCGTGGCGCTGAGCATGCGCGTGAACGATTTCCTGTGCGGCCTGTTCATGGGCGTCGGCATCATCCTTGTCGATTTCAAGCTGGAATTCGGGCGCCTGTTCGAGGGCGACAACATGCGCATCGTCCTGGCCGATGAAATCTCGCCCGATAACTGCCGCCTGTGGGACGCCAAGACCAGCGAGAAGATGGACAAGGACCGCTTCCGCAGGGACATGGGCAAGGTTGAGGAAGCATATCAGGAAGTGGCGATGCGCCTGGGTATCCTGCCCGAGGCCACGAATTCCGACATGAAGGGACCGGAGGTAATGCAATGA
- a CDS encoding NRDE family protein produces the protein MCTVVISHDPDQEWPLLLAANRDERLDRPWLPPGRHWAGQPQVIGGQDRVAGGSWLTLNDAGVVAGIMNRVGSLGPAPGKNSRGALPLLAGGFATANEAAGHIGTIDAGAWRSFNMIVADRTDAFFIRGPGYGQPQVERLAPGVHMVATTDPDDMAMPRIHRHLPRFRAAIRPVPPEWTAWTTLLADRSLPAGSEINIPPRSGFGTCSSSAIGVARAGDGRRSWFFAPGAPDRVGYHPVNLDA, from the coding sequence GTGTGTACTGTCGTCATCTCTCACGATCCGGATCAGGAATGGCCGCTGCTGCTGGCGGCCAACCGTGATGAACGCCTCGACCGCCCCTGGCTGCCGCCGGGGCGGCACTGGGCCGGGCAGCCCCAGGTCATCGGCGGGCAGGACCGTGTGGCGGGCGGGTCGTGGCTGACCCTGAACGACGCGGGCGTGGTGGCCGGGATCATGAACCGGGTGGGCAGCCTTGGCCCCGCGCCGGGCAAGAACTCACGCGGGGCGCTGCCGCTGCTGGCCGGAGGCTTCGCCACCGCGAATGAGGCGGCCGGCCATATCGGCACGATCGACGCAGGCGCATGGCGTTCGTTCAACATGATCGTGGCGGACCGGACGGACGCCTTCTTCATCCGCGGTCCCGGCTACGGCCAGCCACAGGTGGAACGTCTCGCGCCGGGCGTGCACATGGTCGCCACCACCGACCCCGATGACATGGCCATGCCGCGCATCCACCGGCACCTGCCCCGATTCCGCGCGGCGATCCGCCCCGTGCCGCCGGAATGGACGGCGTGGACCACCCTGCTGGCCGACCGTTCGCTGCCCGCGGGCAGCGAGATCAACATCCCGCCGCGCTCCGGCTTTGGTACATGCAGTTCGTCGGCCATTGGTGTCGCGCGGGCGGGGGATGGCCGCCGGTCATGGTTTTTCGCCCCCGGCGCGCCCGACCGCGTGGGCTACCATCCGGTCAATCTGGACGCCTGA
- the purB gene encoding adenylosuccinate lyase has protein sequence MVPRYTRPVMAAIWSPENRYRIWFEIEALACEAMAEYGAIPAESARTIREKGDAAMAAFSQADLDRIDEIEAETRHDVIAFLTWLAEKIGPDSRFVHLGMTSSDVLDTCLSVQMVQATDLLLEDLDAVLAALKRRAFEHKYTLTIGRSHAIHAEPTSFGLKLAGHYAEFARNRARLLRAREEVAVCAISGAVGTYAHIDPRVEEYVAGRLGLKPEDVSTQVIPRDRHAAYFCALAVIASGIERLATEVRHLQRSEVREAEEFFHKGQKGSSAMPHKRNPVLSENLTGLARLVRSHVIPALENVALWHERDISHSSVERNICPDGTIGLDFALMRLAGMMEKLVVYPDQMQANIDSLGGVVHSGEVLLALARAGILREDAYRIVQRNAMATWTRLGHKDAKTFRENLEADPEVAGRVPPEVLDAAMDSASHLRSLDHTFIRVFGETGPARS, from the coding sequence ATGGTACCGCGCTATACCCGCCCCGTCATGGCCGCCATCTGGTCGCCCGAGAACCGCTACCGCATCTGGTTCGAGATCGAGGCCCTGGCCTGCGAGGCCATGGCGGAATACGGCGCGATTCCCGCTGAATCCGCCCGGACCATCCGTGAAAAGGGCGATGCCGCGATGGCCGCGTTCTCCCAGGCCGACCTTGACCGTATTGACGAGATCGAGGCCGAAACCCGGCATGACGTCATCGCCTTCCTGACCTGGCTGGCCGAGAAGATCGGCCCCGACAGCCGCTTCGTCCATCTGGGCATGACGTCGTCCGATGTGCTGGATACCTGCCTGTCGGTGCAGATGGTGCAGGCGACCGACCTGCTTTTGGAAGATCTGGACGCCGTGCTGGCGGCGCTGAAGCGCCGGGCGTTCGAGCATAAATATACCCTGACCATCGGCCGCAGCCACGCCATCCATGCCGAGCCGACATCCTTCGGGCTGAAGCTGGCGGGGCATTATGCCGAATTCGCGCGCAACCGCGCCCGCCTGCTCCGCGCGCGTGAGGAGGTGGCCGTCTGCGCCATTTCGGGCGCGGTCGGCACCTACGCGCATATCGACCCGCGCGTGGAGGAATACGTGGCCGGCAGGCTGGGCCTGAAGCCGGAGGATGTCTCCACCCAGGTGATCCCGCGTGACCGGCACGCGGCCTATTTCTGCGCGCTGGCGGTCATCGCCAGCGGGATCGAACGGCTCGCGACTGAAGTGCGCCATCTCCAGCGTTCGGAAGTACGTGAGGCGGAAGAGTTCTTCCACAAGGGGCAGAAGGGCTCCTCCGCCATGCCGCACAAGCGCAACCCGGTCCTGTCGGAAAACCTGACCGGCCTTGCGCGGCTTGTGCGCTCGCACGTCATTCCCGCGCTGGAAAACGTGGCCCTGTGGCACGAGCGCGACATCAGCCATTCCTCGGTCGAGCGCAACATCTGCCCCGATGGCACGATCGGTCTCGACTTCGCGCTCATGCGCCTGGCGGGCATGATGGAAAAGCTGGTTGTCTATCCCGACCAGATGCAGGCCAATATCGACAGCCTGGGCGGCGTCGTGCATTCGGGCGAAGTGCTGCTGGCGCTGGCGCGCGCCGGAATCCTGCGTGAAGACGCCTATCGCATCGTCCAGCGCAACGCGATGGCGACATGGACCCGGCTGGGCCACAAGGATGCGAAGACCTTCCGCGAAAATCTGGAGGCCGACCCCGAAGTGGCGGGCCGCGTGCCCCCCGAGGTGCTGGATGCGGCGATGGACAGCGCATCGCATCTGCGCTCTCTTGACCATACCTTCATCCGCGTCTTTGGCGAGACGGGCCCCGCACGGAGCTGA
- a CDS encoding YjbE family putative metal transport protein (Members of this highly hydrophobic protein family,regularly are found preceded by the yybP-ykoY manganese riboswitch (see RF00080). A metal cation transport function is proposed.) — translation MSAIFSPSALYALVQVILIDVTLAGDNAVVVGLAVRNLPHRSRRIAILWGVLGAALIRICLALVAVRLLAIVGLTLAGGLLLLWVCWRMYREMHGPAHAEDGTQAPGSLRSAIIRIIVADLSMSLDNVLAVAGAAGEHMGVLVAGLVFSVALMAVAAALIARLLERYRWISWIGLLVVLFVAIELIVKGGGEVWTHMGGA, via the coding sequence ATGTCCGCCATTTTTTCACCCTCCGCCCTTTACGCGCTGGTTCAGGTCATCCTGATTGACGTCACACTCGCGGGGGATAACGCCGTCGTGGTGGGACTGGCGGTGCGCAACCTGCCCCACCGTTCGCGCCGAATCGCCATCCTGTGGGGGGTGCTGGGGGCGGCGCTGATCCGTATCTGCCTGGCGCTGGTCGCGGTCCGGCTGCTGGCCATTGTCGGGCTGACGCTGGCGGGGGGGCTGCTGCTGCTGTGGGTATGCTGGCGCATGTACCGCGAAATGCATGGCCCGGCCCATGCCGAAGATGGTACACAGGCCCCCGGATCGCTGCGCAGCGCCATTATCCGCATTATCGTGGCCGACCTGTCCATGAGCCTTGATAATGTCCTGGCGGTCGCGGGGGCGGCGGGGGAACATATGGGCGTGCTGGTAGCGGGGCTGGTCTTTTCGGTGGCGCTGATGGCCGTGGCGGCGGCGCTGATCGCACGGCTGCTGGAGCGGTACCGCTGGATTTCATGGATCGGGCTGCTGGTGGTGCTGTTCGTGGCGATTGAACTGATCGTAAAGGGTGGTGGCGAGGTCTGGACACATATGGGTGGCGCGTAA
- a CDS encoding lytic transglycosylase domain-containing protein, whose amino-acid sequence MIPRACRWLGKAAGLALAGQLALHGARATPAPPAPPPGAQGEWPTPAQAATGNADDDPIAAKLLVYLRLLSPVGGSADEYATFLHENPSWPQRPILLARFQQALTAEPDDATVARLCPLLTLNDVPALLRCNSVTPRPPRLNDWARDVWVRRADNATDAQALLAGFGPALGREDNWQRFDRQERAGMVEAASRQIALLDPTQQPIARARLALRRYDPQAEGTLAAVPPEQQADAALLLDHLRWLRHAQQPDAALALWRERGVETEKHLPPATAALFWRERDGLARDLLQARRADDALFMADDTADIGSANQYDARFLTGWIRAEYLNDAERAQADFAPLAQAVPVLTRSRGLFWMGRALWARGRHDAARAQWRQAAQLANTFYGQMAIAWLAGNRVNQLLVPDQAGRQIRAFLLQQKEPTPTVADAVRFDTAELARAAEILVAWGDRHHARDFILALDAQDTGAMKHVLAARMATRLDIPDAAVMVARLAGRDGLTLVREGWPRPYTPPPGILPADMQLAVARQESGFDASVVSPAHAVGLMQMMVPTAREVARKLGLTDVHVSATTLTDPQLNMRLGAAYLADIAQRLGSVIPYVAAAYNAGPHRADNWLLTLGNPARDTPAPDAMLDWIESIPFGETRNYVERVEENMAIYQATDPALEQN is encoded by the coding sequence ATGATCCCGCGCGCCTGCCGGTGGCTGGGCAAGGCGGCGGGGCTGGCGCTGGCGGGGCAACTCGCCCTGCATGGCGCCCGCGCCACACCCGCGCCCCCTGCCCCGCCACCCGGGGCGCAGGGTGAGTGGCCCACACCGGCGCAGGCCGCCACCGGCAATGCCGATGACGACCCCATCGCGGCGAAACTGCTGGTGTACCTGCGCCTGCTCTCCCCCGTGGGTGGCAGTGCCGATGAATACGCGACCTTCCTGCACGAAAATCCGTCATGGCCGCAGCGCCCCATCCTGCTGGCCCGTTTCCAGCAGGCCCTTACGGCGGAACCGGATGACGCCACCGTCGCGCGGTTATGCCCGCTTCTGACGCTCAATGACGTGCCTGCGCTGCTACGGTGCAACAGCGTTACCCCCCGCCCGCCCCGGCTCAATGACTGGGCGCGCGATGTCTGGGTCCGCCGTGCCGACAACGCCACCGATGCGCAGGCGCTGCTTGCCGGTTTTGGCCCGGCGCTGGGGCGTGAGGATAACTGGCAGCGCTTCGACCGGCAGGAACGCGCGGGCATGGTGGAGGCGGCCAGCCGGCAGATCGCGCTGCTTGACCCCACGCAGCAGCCCATTGCCCGCGCCCGTCTGGCCTTGCGCCGCTATGACCCGCAGGCGGAAGGGACACTTGCCGCCGTGCCACCGGAACAGCAGGCCGATGCGGCGCTGCTGCTCGATCACCTGCGCTGGCTGCGCCATGCCCAGCAACCCGATGCGGCGCTGGCCCTGTGGCGCGAACGCGGGGTCGAGACCGAAAAACACCTCCCCCCCGCCACCGCCGCCCTGTTCTGGCGCGAACGCGACGGGCTGGCCCGTGACCTGCTTCAGGCCCGGCGGGCGGATGACGCGCTGTTCATGGCCGATGACACCGCCGACATCGGTTCGGCCAACCAGTATGACGCCCGCTTCCTGACCGGCTGGATCAGGGCTGAATACCTGAATGACGCGGAGCGCGCACAGGCCGATTTTGCCCCACTGGCGCAGGCGGTGCCCGTCCTTACACGCAGCCGGGGCCTGTTCTGGATGGGGCGCGCGCTGTGGGCGCGGGGGCGGCATGACGCGGCGCGGGCGCAATGGCGGCAGGCGGCACAACTGGCCAATACGTTTTACGGGCAGATGGCCATCGCGTGGCTGGCGGGCAACCGCGTGAACCAGTTGCTGGTGCCTGACCAGGCGGGCCGGCAGATCCGCGCCTTCCTGCTGCAACAGAAGGAACCTACCCCCACCGTAGCCGACGCCGTGCGCTTCGATACGGCGGAACTGGCCCGCGCCGCCGAAATCCTGGTGGCCTGGGGCGACCGGCATCACGCGCGTGATTTCATTCTGGCGCTGGACGCGCAGGATACCGGCGCGATGAAGCATGTGCTGGCCGCCCGCATGGCCACCCGGCTGGACATACCCGACGCCGCCGTGATGGTGGCCCGCCTGGCCGGGCGTGACGGGCTGACACTGGTGCGCGAAGGCTGGCCCCGCCCCTATACGCCGCCGCCCGGAATCCTGCCCGCCGACATGCAGCTGGCCGTGGCGCGGCAGGAAAGCGGATTTGACGCCAGCGTGGTCAGCCCGGCGCATGCCGTGGGCCTTATGCAGATGATGGTGCCCACGGCGCGCGAGGTGGCGCGCAAACTCGGGCTTACGGATGTGCATGTCAGCGCCACCACCCTGACCGACCCGCAACTGAACATGCGGCTTGGCGCGGCCTATCTGGCGGATATCGCGCAGCGTCTGGGCAGTGTCATCCCGTATGTGGCCGCCGCCTATAACGCCGGGCCGCACCGGGCCGACAACTGGCTGCTGACACTGGGTAACCCCGCGCGCGACACCCCGGCGCCCGACGCCATGCTGGACTGGATCGAGAGCATTCCCTTTGGGGAGACACGCAACTACGTTGAAAGGGTGGAGGAGAACATGGCCATTTATCAGGCGACTGATCCGGCGCTGGAGCAGAACTGA
- a CDS encoding phosphatidylglycerophosphatase A: MSPARLIASFCGAGFAPRAPGTVGSLSALVVGLPLLAHGSWMALAIIVCTVVGWRATDLVSHGEDHGWIVIDEVAGMWLAMCPLAPLPLSALRWADMLWLLLAFALFRLFDITKPGPVGWFDRRHDALGIMGDDIVAGLMAAAILTGIRFLA, encoded by the coding sequence ATGTCCCCTGCCCGTCTCATCGCCAGCTTCTGCGGCGCGGGCTTTGCGCCCCGCGCCCCCGGCACCGTGGGGTCGCTGAGCGCGCTGGTGGTGGGCCTGCCGCTGCTGGCGCATGGATCATGGATGGCGCTGGCCATTATCGTCTGCACGGTCGTGGGCTGGCGGGCGACGGATCTCGTCTCCCATGGCGAGGACCATGGCTGGATCGTGATTGACGAGGTGGCGGGCATGTGGCTGGCCATGTGCCCGCTCGCACCCCTGCCGCTGTCAGCACTCCGTTGGGCGGATATGCTGTGGCTGCTGCTTGCCTTCGCGCTGTTCCGCCTGTTCGACATTACCAAGCCCGGCCCGGTGGGCTGGTTCGACCGGCGGCATGACGCGCTGGGGATCATGGGCGACGACATTGTGGCGGGGCTCATGGCCGCGGCCATCCTGACCGGCATCCGTTTCCTTGCCTGA
- a CDS encoding CinA family protein, which yields MLPDTFLAHMPEALKRLHAAGCRIVTAESCTGGLLAAALTHAAGSSDVVAGGFVTYSNSMKHHTLGISGTLLERHGAVSREVAAAMAQGALTHTPDATLSIAITGIAGPGGGTPDKPVGLVWFGVAGGGQVDTISHVFPGKRGEVRAQAVRTAMALLLDHAGRLAAE from the coding sequence ATGTTGCCTGACACTTTTCTTGCCCACATGCCCGAGGCCCTGAAACGCCTGCACGCGGCGGGCTGTCGTATCGTCACGGCGGAGAGCTGTACCGGCGGACTACTGGCGGCGGCGCTGACCCATGCGGCCGGGTCGTCCGATGTGGTTGCCGGGGGCTTCGTCACCTATTCCAACAGCATGAAGCATCATACGCTGGGTATTTCCGGCACATTGCTGGAACGGCATGGCGCCGTCAGCCGCGAGGTCGCGGCCGCCATGGCCCAGGGGGCGCTGACACATACTCCCGACGCCACCCTGTCCATCGCCATTACCGGCATTGCCGGGCCGGGCGGGGGCACGCCGGACAAGCCGGTGGGGCTGGTATGGTTTGGCGTGGCGGGCGGTGGACAGGTTGACACCATATCCCATGTCTTTCCCGGCAAACGGGGGGAAGTGCGGGCACAGGCGGTGCGAACCGCCATGGCGCTGCTGCTGGACCATGCCGGACGGCTGGCGGCCGAATAG
- a CDS encoding type II toxin-antitoxin system RatA family toxin, with product MPTHAERRLIAYSPDQLFDLVADVGKYPQFLPWCTSARVRTRTANELVADLTIGFGPFRETFTSRVQLEAPGTIRVTYEKGPFRYLNNVWTFTPDARGCLVDFFVDFEFRSRLLQAAIGVVFNEAVRLMVSAFIRRARDIYGQPRTPVPQPIGPAEAGNA from the coding sequence ATGCCTACCCATGCCGAACGTCGGCTTATTGCCTATTCCCCCGATCAGCTTTTTGATCTGGTGGCCGACGTGGGGAAATATCCCCAGTTTCTGCCATGGTGTACCAGCGCGCGCGTGCGCACGCGCACGGCTAACGAACTTGTCGCGGATCTGACCATCGGGTTCGGTCCCTTCCGCGAGACATTTACCAGCCGCGTTCAGCTCGAGGCCCCCGGCACCATCCGCGTCACGTACGAAAAGGGGCCATTTCGCTATCTGAACAATGTATGGACGTTTACGCCGGATGCGCGTGGATGCCTGGTGGATTTTTTCGTGGACTTCGAATTCCGTTCGCGCCTGTTGCAGGCCGCGATCGGCGTGGTCTTTAACGAAGCCGTGCGCCTTATGGTTTCCGCCTTCATCCGTCGCGCACGCGATATTTACGGGCAGCCGCGAACGCCGGTCCCCCAGCCGATCGGTCCGGCTGAAGCAGGCAACGCCTGA
- the lipA gene encoding lipoyl synthase — MSVRVMIDHRKNGDPALRHPEKAHRPDNPIARKPDWIRVRAPSHPTYHETRKLMRDNKLVTVCEEAACPNIGECWSQRHATMMIMGEICTRACAFCNVTTGLPHALDPDEPERVADAVARLGLRHVVITSVDRDDLADGGAQHFARVIGAIRASAPDTTIEILTPDFLRKPGALEVVVRARPDVFNHNLETVPRLYPGIRPGARYYQSLRLLDDAKRLDPSIFTKSGLMLGLGEERAEILQVMDDLRIADVDFITLGQYLQPTVKHAAVARFVTPDEFADYAAMARVKGFLQVSSSPLTRSSYHADSDFAELRAAREQRLRTERGAMESM; from the coding sequence ATGTCTGTGCGTGTGATGATCGACCACCGAAAAAACGGGGACCCCGCCCTGCGCCATCCGGAAAAGGCGCACCGGCCCGATAACCCGATCGCGCGCAAGCCTGACTGGATCCGCGTGCGCGCGCCCAGTCACCCGACCTACCATGAAACACGCAAGCTCATGCGTGACAACAAGCTGGTCACGGTGTGTGAGGAGGCGGCCTGCCCCAATATCGGGGAATGTTGGTCCCAGCGCCATGCGACCATGATGATCATGGGCGAAATCTGCACCCGCGCCTGCGCGTTCTGCAATGTCACGACCGGCCTGCCCCATGCGCTCGATCCCGATGAACCGGAACGGGTGGCCGATGCGGTGGCCCGGCTCGGGCTGCGCCATGTGGTCATTACCTCGGTGGATCGTGACGATCTGGCCGATGGGGGCGCGCAGCATTTCGCCCGGGTGATCGGGGCCATACGCGCCAGCGCGCCCGACACCACCATCGAGATCCTGACCCCTGACTTCCTGCGCAAGCCCGGCGCGCTGGAGGTGGTGGTCCGTGCGCGGCCCGATGTGTTCAACCATAATCTGGAGACCGTGCCCCGGCTCTATCCGGGCATCCGCCCCGGTGCGCGCTATTACCAGTCGCTGCGCCTGCTTGATGATGCGAAGCGGCTGGACCCGTCCATCTTCACGAAATCGGGACTGATGCTTGGTTTGGGGGAAGAACGGGCCGAAATCCTTCAGGTCATGGATGACCTGCGGATAGCGGACGTTGATTTCATCACGCTGGGGCAATATCTCCAGCCTACGGTCAAGCATGCTGCGGTAGCCCGGTTTGTAACGCCTGATGAATTTGCCGATTACGCGGCCATGGCCCGTGTAAAGGGCTTTCTTCAGGTCAGTTCCTCCCCGCTTACCCGGTCTTCGTATCATGCGGATTCTGATTTTGCGGAACTGCGCGCCGCCCGTGAACAGCGTCTGCGGACGGAGCGTGGCGCTATGGAGAGTATGTGA
- the lpdA gene encoding dihydrolipoyl dehydrogenase translates to MSTTQFDVIIIGGGPGGYVAAIRAAQLGLSTAVVEAAQLGGICLNWGCIPTKALLRASEINHLLHDLDAFGFAADNVRFDFAKVVKRSRDVSAQLSAGVSHLLKKHKVTVINGFGRLAGVQGGQRKVSVSRDGAETAVLTAPDVIVATGARARVLPGLEPDGRLIWSYREAMTPTALPRSLLVIGSGAIGVEFASFYRNMGAEVTIVEVADRILPVEDVEISTFVRKALEKQGMKILTGAKLGAIRKGDNDVTIDVTAGGKTQPVTVERVISAVGIVGNVENIGLEGTAIEVAGTHIKVDPYCRTGEKGVYAIGDIAGAPWLAHKASHEGVLVAELIAGRTVHPINPLNIPGCTYCRPQVASVGMTEARAKEAGYKLRVGRFPFIGNGKAIAMGEPEGLVKTIFDAATGELLGAHMVGPEVTEMIQGYVIARTGELTEAELKETVFPHPTISETMHEAVLAAYDGALHI, encoded by the coding sequence ATGAGCACCACGCAATTTGATGTCATCATTATCGGCGGGGGGCCGGGTGGCTATGTCGCGGCCATCCGCGCCGCCCAGCTCGGGCTGAGCACCGCCGTGGTGGAGGCCGCCCAGCTTGGCGGCATCTGCCTCAACTGGGGCTGTATCCCGACCAAGGCACTGCTGCGCGCGTCCGAAATCAACCACCTGCTGCACGATCTCGACGCCTTCGGGTTCGCGGCGGATAACGTCCGTTTCGACTTTGCAAAGGTCGTCAAACGCTCGCGTGATGTCTCGGCCCAGCTTTCCGCCGGGGTGAGCCACCTGCTCAAAAAGCACAAGGTCACGGTCATCAACGGCTTTGGCAGGCTGGCGGGGGTTCAGGGCGGGCAGCGCAAGGTCTCGGTCAGCCGCGATGGCGCGGAAACCGCCGTGCTGACCGCGCCCGACGTTATCGTGGCCACGGGCGCGCGGGCGCGCGTGCTGCCGGGCCTGGAGCCCGATGGCAGGCTGATCTGGTCCTATCGCGAGGCCATGACACCGACCGCCCTGCCGCGCAGCCTGCTGGTGATCGGGTCTGGCGCGATCGGGGTGGAATTCGCCTCGTTCTACCGCAACATGGGCGCCGAGGTGACGATTGTGGAGGTGGCCGACCGCATCCTGCCGGTGGAAGATGTCGAGATCAGCACCTTTGTCCGCAAGGCCCTTGAAAAACAGGGCATGAAGATCCTGACCGGCGCGAAGCTGGGTGCGATCAGGAAGGGCGACAACGACGTTACCATCGATGTCACGGCAGGCGGGAAGACGCAGCCGGTCACGGTGGAGCGGGTCATCTCCGCCGTGGGTATTGTCGGCAATGTCGAGAATATCGGGCTGGAAGGCACCGCGATCGAGGTGGCGGGCACCCACATCAAGGTCGATCCCTACTGCCGCACGGGGGAGAAGGGGGTTTACGCCATCGGCGATATCGCGGGCGCGCCCTGGCTTGCCCACAAGGCCAGCCATGAGGGCGTGCTGGTAGCCGAACTGATCGCGGGGCGCACGGTCCACCCGATCAATCCGCTCAATATTCCCGGCTGCACCTACTGCCGCCCGCAGGTGGCCTCCGTCGGGATGACGGAAGCCCGCGCGAAGGAAGCGGGCTACAAGCTCCGTGTCGGGCGTTTCCCCTTCATCGGCAATGGCAAGGCCATCGCCATGGGTGAGCCGGAAGGGCTGGTGAAGACCATATTCGACGCGGCGACCGGCGAACTGCTGGGCGCGCACATGGTCGGGCCGGAAGTGACGGAAATGATCCAGGGCTATGTCATTGCCCGCACGGGCGAACTGACGGAGGCCGAACTGAAGGAAACGGTCTTCCCCCATCCCACCATCTCCGAAACCATGCATGAGGCCGTTCTGGCGGCGTATGACGGCGCGTTGCATATCTGA